Proteins from a genomic interval of Methanoplanus endosymbiosus:
- a CDS encoding BREX-1 system adenine-specific DNA-methyltransferase PglX, with protein sequence MTVLTDTERKGLEKSVLDAHRKAEAGAFNALNYLGVEADKKPFHLSDAEAELRRRLRSEMRRLGSYDVLISSVAYEQWHRMLFARFLLENDLLIHPKFKVPVSFSDITEIADEKGSEAWEVAAEFASHMLPGIFRQDDPFLMVKFSPEDRIALQGVLDGISSESFLAEDALGWTYQFWQSEKKKEVNDSERKIEGYDICAVTQLFTEPYMVKFLLENTLGAWWLSLHPDSGLKSEWEFYRSEVEHDFSGWPSYINELKILDPCCGSGHFLVRAFHMLLSMRREKGEENEAAISAIISKNLHGLELDPRCIQIATFALALEAWKEGFSPTDSYLPVPNLACTGIPIKAEKDDWLKLAGGDGMLESALENYYDLFKNADSLGSLIQLDNQSSSGTDKHSSVNQTLIDQKTLMEKLEQALKKETAAGDPVAETFGETANAIMKAAHLLNCKYDYVVTNVPYLTRGKQSDILKDFCESNYPLSKNDIATVFLERCLSFTSIRGKVSIVLPQNWLFQPRYENIRKKLIKSEKWDILAKLGPGAFETISGEVVKAILMNIEHGSISNEHLLSGIDVSNRKNASDKAIGLLSDDIKKIQQIKQLENPSSLISFESLNKINLLGKYATCIEGLSTGDSDRFIKKYWEVYPKDKNWELFIQNVNENMNYGGRENILFWENGKGALQRFPNSHNFPSNTMNGFQVLGNKGLRITQMQNPKVTIYTGEIFGKSAGTLVLEDNSLLTAVLSYCNSDLFSKEVNIINQSLYKPVGTFLKVPFDLEYWQKVAAEKYPDGLPEPYSDDPTQWLFHGHPKPSESPLHVAVARLLGYRWLAETDTEMELSSEARDWIKESEKLLSFADDDGIVCIPSVRGEGRMDERVREVLKAAFGSEWSARHEEKMLADLGYVKKDGSLKGDLEKFLRDEFFKSHCKLFHNRPFIWHIWDGEKDGFSVLVNYHKLDRRNLERLIYSYLGPWISQQEREKADNKAGAEKRLVAAKELKRRLELILEGEAPYDIYIRWKPLHEQAVGWEPDINDGVRLNIRPFVEAEVLRSKITAIKWGKDRGKDAVPNCSGTVERHNDLHFTLEEKWKARKEAE encoded by the coding sequence ATGACTGTTCTTACTGATACTGAGAGGAAGGGCCTTGAGAAGTCTGTTCTTGATGCCCACAGGAAGGCTGAAGCCGGTGCTTTTAATGCCCTGAATTATCTTGGCGTTGAAGCGGATAAGAAACCTTTTCATCTGAGTGATGCTGAGGCGGAGCTTAGAAGGAGACTTCGTTCTGAGATGAGGAGGCTTGGGAGTTATGATGTCCTTATCTCTTCGGTTGCCTATGAGCAGTGGCACAGGATGCTTTTTGCCCGTTTTCTGCTTGAAAATGATCTGCTGATTCATCCGAAATTTAAGGTTCCTGTCTCTTTTTCTGATATAACTGAGATTGCGGATGAGAAAGGAAGTGAGGCCTGGGAGGTTGCAGCGGAGTTTGCTTCTCATATGCTGCCCGGAATTTTCAGGCAGGATGACCCTTTTCTGATGGTTAAGTTTAGTCCTGAGGACAGGATTGCCCTTCAGGGTGTGCTTGACGGTATTTCATCTGAGAGTTTTTTAGCTGAGGATGCACTTGGCTGGACTTATCAGTTCTGGCAGAGTGAGAAAAAAAAGGAGGTCAATGATTCGGAGAGGAAGATCGAAGGTTATGACATCTGTGCTGTGACTCAGCTTTTTACTGAGCCTTATATGGTTAAGTTTCTGCTTGAGAATACTCTTGGTGCATGGTGGCTTTCTTTGCATCCGGATTCAGGTCTTAAGTCTGAGTGGGAGTTTTACAGGTCTGAGGTTGAGCATGACTTTTCCGGATGGCCCTCTTACATCAATGAACTGAAGATCCTTGATCCCTGCTGTGGGTCCGGGCATTTTTTAGTCCGGGCTTTTCATATGCTCCTTTCTATGAGAAGGGAGAAGGGAGAAGAGAACGAAGCCGCCATTTCTGCAATCATCTCCAAAAACCTGCACGGGCTTGAGCTTGACCCCCGCTGTATCCAGATTGCAACCTTTGCCCTTGCCCTTGAGGCATGGAAGGAGGGTTTTTCCCCGACTGATTCCTATCTGCCTGTTCCAAATCTTGCCTGCACCGGAATTCCGATTAAGGCTGAGAAGGATGACTGGCTTAAGCTTGCCGGCGGTGACGGTATGCTTGAGTCTGCCCTTGAGAACTACTATGACTTATTTAAGAACGCCGATTCATTAGGCAGTCTAATCCAGCTTGACAATCAGAGCAGTTCTGGCACTGACAAACATAGTTCAGTTAACCAGACTCTAATTGATCAGAAAACCCTGATGGAAAAACTTGAGCAGGCTTTAAAGAAAGAAACAGCAGCCGGCGATCCCGTTGCAGAAACCTTCGGGGAAACTGCAAATGCCATCATGAAAGCTGCCCATCTCCTAAACTGTAAATACGACTATGTTGTGACGAATGTTCCATATCTTACAAGAGGAAAACAGAGCGACATTTTAAAGGATTTTTGTGAATCCAATTATCCATTATCAAAGAATGATATTGCAACTGTTTTTCTCGAAAGATGTCTTTCATTTACTTCAATAAGAGGAAAGGTTAGCATTGTCTTACCTCAAAATTGGCTATTTCAACCAAGATATGAAAATATCAGGAAAAAATTAATAAAGTCAGAAAAATGGGATATCCTAGCAAAGCTTGGTCCGGGTGCTTTTGAAACAATTTCTGGAGAAGTTGTTAAGGCGATTTTAATGAATATAGAACATGGATCCATATCTAATGAACATTTGTTATCAGGAATTGACGTTTCAAATAGAAAAAATGCCTCAGATAAAGCAATAGGATTACTTTCAGATGATATAAAAAAAATCCAACAGATAAAGCAATTGGAAAATCCAAGTTCTCTCATATCATTTGAATCTTTAAATAAAATAAACCTACTTGGTAAATATGCTACTTGTATCGAAGGTCTCTCTACAGGTGATTCTGACAGGTTCATTAAAAAATATTGGGAAGTTTACCCTAAAGACAAAAACTGGGAGTTATTCATTCAAAATGTCAATGAAAATATGAATTATGGAGGAAGAGAAAATATTCTTTTTTGGGAAAATGGGAAAGGTGCCCTTCAACGATTTCCAAATTCGCATAATTTCCCATCTAATACTATGAATGGGTTCCAAGTTCTTGGGAATAAAGGATTAAGAATTACTCAAATGCAAAACCCTAAAGTAACAATATATACTGGTGAAATATTTGGAAAAAGTGCAGGCACGCTGGTTTTAGAAGATAATTCACTTTTAACTGCTGTCTTATCGTATTGTAATTCAGATTTGTTTTCAAAAGAAGTTAATATAATAAATCAATCACTATATAAACCCGTTGGAACCTTTTTAAAAGTCCCATTTGATCTTGAATACTGGCAGAAGGTGGCTGCTGAGAAGTATCCGGACGGACTTCCGGAACCGTATTCAGATGATCCTACACAGTGGCTGTTTCACGGGCATCCAAAACCGTCAGAAAGTCCGCTTCATGTGGCAGTTGCACGGCTGCTTGGGTACAGATGGCTGGCTGAAACCGATACTGAGATGGAACTCTCCTCTGAGGCACGGGACTGGATAAAAGAGAGTGAGAAGCTTCTATCGTTTGCAGATGATGACGGTATAGTTTGTATTCCTTCTGTCCGTGGTGAAGGACGGATGGATGAGAGGGTACGTGAGGTGCTTAAGGCTGCTTTTGGCAGTGAATGGTCTGCGAGGCATGAAGAGAAGATGCTTGCTGACCTTGGTTATGTAAAGAAGGACGGCAGTCTGAAAGGAGACCTTGAGAAGTTCCTCCGGGATGAGTTCTTTAAATCACACTGTAAGTTATTCCATAACCGTCCGTTTATCTGGCATATCTGGGACGGGGAGAAGGACGGTTTTTCTGTTCTTGTCAATTATCATAAGCTTGATCGCCGGAATCTTGAGCGGCTTATATATTCATATCTTGGCCCCTGGATTTCACAGCAGGAGAGGGAGAAGGCAGACAATAAAGCCGGTGCTGAAAAGAGGCTTGTTGCAGCCAAAGAGCTTAAGAGAAGACTTGAGCTTATTCTTGAAGGTGAGGCTCCTTATGATATTTACATCCGGTGGAAGCCTCTGCATGAGCAGGCTGTCGGCTGGGAGCCGGACATTAATGACGGTGTGAGGCTTAATATCCGGCCTTTTGTCGAAGCTGAAGTTTTGAGGTCCAAAATTACTGCGATTAAGTGGGGCAAGGACAGGGGTAAAGATGCAGTGCCTAACTGTTCCGGAACGGTAGAAAGGCATAACGATCTGCACTTTACGCTTGAGGAGAAGTGGAAGGCGAGGAAAGAGGCAGAGTGA